In the genome of Pseudomonas sp. P5_109, one region contains:
- the fdhA gene encoding formaldehyde dehydrogenase, glutathione-independent — MSGNRGVVYLGAGKVEVQKIDYPKMQDPRGRKINHAVILRVVSTNICGSDQHMVRGRTTAQTGLVLGHEITGEVIEKGSDVENLQIGDLVSVPFNVACGRCRSCKEMHTGVCLSVNPARPGGAYGYVDMGDWTGGQAEYAMVPYADFNLLKLPDRDRAMEKIRDLTCLSDILPTGYHGAVTAGVGPGSTVYIAGAGPVGLAAAASARLLGAAVVIVGDVNTVRLAHAKAQGFEIADLSLDTPLHEQIAALLGEPEVDCAIDAVGFEARGHGHDGVKHEAPATVLNSLMGVVRVAGKIGIPGLYVTEDPGAVDAAAKMGSLSIRFGLGWAKSHSFHTGQTPVMKYNRALMQAIMWDRINIAEVVGVQVISLDQAPQGYGEFDAGVPKKFVIDPHKMFSAA; from the coding sequence ATGTCTGGCAATCGTGGTGTGGTGTATCTCGGCGCTGGCAAGGTCGAAGTACAGAAAATCGACTATCCGAAAATGCAGGACCCGCGTGGCAGGAAGATCAACCACGCCGTCATCCTGCGTGTGGTTTCCACCAACATCTGTGGTTCCGACCAGCACATGGTGCGCGGTCGTACCACCGCTCAAACCGGCCTGGTACTGGGCCACGAAATCACCGGCGAAGTGATCGAGAAGGGCAGCGACGTCGAGAACCTGCAAATCGGCGACCTGGTATCCGTACCGTTCAACGTCGCTTGCGGGCGCTGCCGTTCCTGCAAAGAGATGCACACCGGCGTGTGCCTGAGCGTCAACCCGGCGCGTCCGGGCGGTGCCTATGGTTATGTCGACATGGGCGACTGGACCGGCGGCCAGGCCGAATACGCCATGGTGCCGTACGCCGACTTCAACCTGCTGAAACTGCCGGATCGCGACCGGGCCATGGAAAAAATCCGTGACCTGACTTGCCTCTCCGACATCCTGCCGACCGGCTATCACGGTGCCGTGACTGCCGGCGTTGGTCCTGGCAGCACGGTGTACATCGCCGGTGCCGGTCCGGTCGGTCTGGCGGCGGCCGCATCCGCTCGCCTGCTCGGCGCGGCAGTGGTGATCGTCGGTGACGTCAACACCGTGCGCCTGGCCCACGCCAAGGCCCAAGGCTTCGAGATCGCCGACCTTTCCCTGGACACTCCGCTGCACGAACAGATCGCCGCGTTGCTGGGCGAGCCGGAAGTGGATTGTGCCATCGACGCCGTCGGCTTCGAAGCCCGTGGCCACGGCCATGACGGCGTGAAACACGAAGCCCCGGCCACCGTGCTCAACTCGCTGATGGGCGTGGTGCGGGTGGCAGGCAAGATCGGCATTCCCGGCCTCTACGTGACCGAAGACCCGGGTGCTGTCGACGCTGCCGCGAAAATGGGCAGCCTGAGCATTCGCTTCGGTCTGGGCTGGGCCAAGTCCCACAGCTTCCACACCGGCCAGACCCCGGTGATGAAGTACAACCGCGCGCTCATGCAAGCGATCATGTGGGACCGCATCAACATCGCCGAAGTGGTGGGCGTTCAGGTGATCAGCCTGGATCAGGCACCGCAGGGTTATGGCGAGTTCGATGCCGGCGTGCCGAAGAAATTTGTGATCGATCCGCACAAGATGTTCAGCGCGGCGTAA
- a CDS encoding sigma-70 family RNA polymerase sigma factor, whose protein sequence is MNGTTAHRELTSACNRPLAPLSGRTAIPITDADQLRQLLAQCSLGDRRAFETLYRSVGPRLHGVALRFMGRPDLAEEVLQESFVRIWNNASRYEAHLSAPLTWMINITRHQAIDQLRKHRDRPLSNLEEQMLMDESPSAHEQLASARDASALSRCLDSLEGMQRQSITVAYFQGLSCSELAEHLAAPLGSVKSWIRRGMERLRRCLES, encoded by the coding sequence GTGAATGGAACAACTGCGCACCGTGAACTAACCTCTGCCTGCAACCGGCCCCTTGCCCCGCTTTCCGGGAGAACCGCTATTCCCATCACCGACGCCGATCAGCTCAGGCAACTGCTGGCCCAGTGTTCACTGGGCGACCGCCGCGCGTTCGAGACGCTGTACCGCAGCGTCGGCCCGCGTCTGCACGGGGTAGCGCTGCGCTTCATGGGCCGGCCGGACCTGGCCGAAGAGGTGCTGCAAGAGAGCTTCGTGCGCATCTGGAACAATGCATCGCGCTACGAAGCGCATCTGTCGGCGCCGTTGACCTGGATGATCAACATCACCCGTCATCAAGCCATCGACCAGTTGCGCAAACATCGCGATCGGCCATTGAGCAATCTCGAAGAACAGATGCTCATGGATGAAAGCCCATCGGCCCACGAGCAACTGGCCAGTGCCCGCGACGCCAGCGCCTTGAGCCGCTGCCTGGATAGCCTCGAAGGCATGCAGCGCCAGTCGATTACCGTCGCCTATTTTCAGGGACTGTCATGCTCGGAACTGGCCGAACACCTGGCCGCGCCGCTAGGCTCGGTGAAATCCTGGATTCGCCGCGGCATGGAACGCCTGCGCAGGTGCCTTGAATCATGA
- a CDS encoding anti-sigma factor domain-containing protein: MNYRTPTLRRALAADYAIGLMPATARRRFEQLLLEDATLRAELAHWQESLASLTDALPEQPVPDRVWQGITARIDPQELHVPAKRPFWNWLRVTAAVCSLLIALTLGVIYTRDDAHYSATLAGADAQPALRVLAHADYLQVEPLTLAAIEPGQSLELWAIPADGKPISLGVIPAGGKGKVELSDAQKALIGKPIALAVSLEPKGGSPTGQPTGPVLYQGALATL; the protein is encoded by the coding sequence ATGAACTATCGAACCCCGACCCTGCGCCGCGCCCTCGCCGCCGACTATGCCATTGGCCTGATGCCCGCCACCGCGCGCCGGCGTTTCGAACAGCTGTTGCTGGAAGATGCGACCTTGCGCGCGGAATTGGCGCATTGGCAGGAAAGCCTGGCCAGCCTGACCGACGCCCTGCCGGAGCAGCCGGTACCGGATCGCGTCTGGCAAGGCATTACCGCGCGGATCGACCCGCAAGAATTGCATGTGCCGGCGAAACGGCCGTTCTGGAATTGGCTGCGAGTGACGGCGGCGGTTTGCTCGCTGCTGATCGCCTTGACCCTTGGTGTGATCTACACCCGCGACGATGCCCACTACAGCGCGACCCTGGCCGGCGCCGACGCCCAACCGGCGTTGCGTGTTCTGGCCCATGCCGATTACCTGCAAGTCGAACCGCTGACACTGGCAGCGATAGAACCGGGGCAAAGCCTGGAGTTGTGGGCGATCCCGGCGGACGGCAAACCGATTTCCCTTGGCGTGATCCCGGCGGGCGGCAAAGGCAAAGTTGAGCTGAGCGACGCGCAGAAAGCGCTGATCGGTAAACCGATTGCGCTGGCGGTCAGCCTCGAACCGAAGGGTGGTTCGCCGACTGGGCAGCCGACGGGGCCGGTGTTGTATCAAGGGGCATTGGCGACGCTCTGA
- a CDS encoding fasciclin domain-containing protein, whose protein sequence is MKRTSIKTPLIASLLTLALGGGLVLNTALAADMGHDTVTVGGQAMLPSKDIVDNAVNSADHTTLVAAVKAAGLVDTLKGKGPFTVFAPVNSAFTALPAGTVDTLLKPANKATLTHLLTYHVVAGKLDMMTLAEKIRAGGGKAELTTVAGGKLWAMMNGPHNITIKDEKGDVADITTYDVYQSNGVIQVIDKVLMPKS, encoded by the coding sequence ATGAAACGCACTTCGATCAAAACGCCATTGATTGCCAGCCTGCTGACCCTGGCCCTTGGTGGCGGACTCGTCCTGAACACCGCGCTAGCGGCGGACATGGGCCACGACACCGTCACGGTCGGTGGCCAGGCCATGCTACCGAGCAAGGACATCGTCGATAACGCAGTGAACTCCGCCGATCACACCACCCTGGTGGCCGCGGTAAAAGCCGCCGGCCTGGTCGACACCCTCAAGGGTAAAGGCCCGTTCACCGTGTTCGCCCCGGTCAATTCGGCCTTCACCGCCCTGCCCGCCGGTACCGTCGACACCCTGCTCAAACCGGCCAACAAGGCCACGCTGACCCACCTCCTCACCTACCACGTGGTCGCCGGAAAACTCGACATGATGACCCTGGCCGAGAAGATCAGGGCCGGTGGTGGCAAGGCCGAACTGACGACGGTTGCCGGCGGCAAACTGTGGGCAATGATGAACGGCCCGCACAACATCACCATCAAGGATGAAAAGGGCGACGTCGCGGACATCACCACCTATGACGTGTACCAGTCCAACGGGGTGATACAGGTCATCGACAAGGTGCTGATGCCGAAAAGCTGA